TGTGGTGCCTGTATTAATTCTGGAAAGGGAGTTCTAGGCAAGCAAGAAACGGGTATTTATGCTACTAATCGTAACTTTACAGGGCGTACTGGCGATCCAACTGGTAAAAATTATTTGGCATCTCCAAGAGTAGTAAGCATCTCGGCTATCAACGGCAAGATAAGCGATAAATTAGTCTAATTTGCTTAAACCATATTCTTAATTAAATTGTTAGGATTGTTGGTTGTTACTTTTCAATTCATGCTTAATAACTTTAGGTTGAGCGATTTTATGTTTAATTATCCTATTAGGTTTAAAAATAGTAGCTTTTTAATTAAACTTATTGCTTCATTAATTATTAGTTTGGGAATGAGTTTTACTGTACTAGCTCAAGACACTATTGATCAGGTAAAGCTATCTCCTCAAGAACAAACTAAGTTAAATCAAGGTCAAGTAGTACTTAAAGGCAGCAAAGGGAAATATGTCGGGGAGGTAATTGCCACGGGGAATGTGAATACTGCTTGGCAAGTATTGACTGACTACAATAACTTTCGCAATTTTCTGCCAAATGTTTCTGCAAGTAGAATAGTTAAAAGTAATGGCGATCGCAAAATATTTGAGCAGGTAAATAAAGTTGATTTATTCTTTTATACGCAAGAGTATACAGTACAAATCGAGTCGTCAGAAGTGAAACCACAAAAGATAACTTTTAAACTGTATAAAGGAGACTTAAAACATTTATCAGGAAGTTGGCAAATTAAAAAAATTGATGCCAATAGAATTATGGTTATTCATACTGCTGATGTTGTACCTAAAACTACTACAGAGAAAGCTTTCTTTTACGGTATTTACGAAAATTCTATTGAAAAAACATTAGCAGCGATCTCTTTAGAGATTACTAAACGGTCTAAAAATTAAAATTTTTTAATTGTTCTATTAATAGTGATTCTGCTTCTGTTTCCAATAAATTATTAATTTGATTTAAATCATTATCTAG
This DNA window, taken from Pleurocapsa sp. FMAR1, encodes the following:
- a CDS encoding SRPBCC family protein, with translation MFNYPIRFKNSSFLIKLIASLIISLGMSFTVLAQDTIDQVKLSPQEQTKLNQGQVVLKGSKGKYVGEVIATGNVNTAWQVLTDYNNFRNFLPNVSASRIVKSNGDRKIFEQVNKVDLFFYTQEYTVQIESSEVKPQKITFKLYKGDLKHLSGSWQIKKIDANRIMVIHTADVVPKTTTEKAFFYGIYENSIEKTLAAISLEITKRSKN